The Pelosinus sp. IPA-1 genome window below encodes:
- a CDS encoding O-antigen ligase family protein: protein MVNKIIPIELFNKIIYFLVCAYVTLSLTETLGAMHFIRGALLLGIIRFMVKPMKITIQTSHFWYIGAFLLAIIFTIFFDKGNYYEGIRFLRSDYLGTMLPMICVLFFIKKDQIRTIILCLMASLNITNLYALWEAFHGIDRVYGMAGGYMQLGSALILLVPLTVLLIINKEFMPSVYRPFLMITLILALPVVFFNATRITWIALLIIIPILLLCVQKNKKKAIAYSLVILILFIGICSAIPNAQGRLHVMVDRSYQPNSERILMWQSAWHMFLDHPMTGVGLGNYKEQYYTKYISPSAQEQTVHAHSNMMHLAATTGLLGVGAYFAMFGYFLYESFKKWRYKKTIAPLIFFFATLGFLIQGMTDYNIGFIGVAAKIYWMLLAIYLVLDEAVSVEGR from the coding sequence ATGGTAAATAAGATAATACCTATTGAGCTTTTTAATAAGATAATATATTTTTTGGTTTGTGCATATGTCACATTATCTTTGACAGAAACCTTAGGCGCAATGCATTTCATAAGGGGGGCATTATTGTTAGGAATAATTCGCTTTATGGTAAAGCCTATGAAAATAACCATACAGACGAGTCATTTCTGGTATATAGGAGCATTTTTACTAGCAATTATTTTTACGATATTTTTCGATAAGGGAAATTATTATGAGGGAATCAGGTTTTTACGTTCAGACTATTTAGGGACGATGCTTCCAATGATATGTGTTCTATTTTTTATAAAAAAAGATCAAATTAGAACGATTATCTTATGTTTAATGGCTTCTCTCAATATAACGAATCTTTATGCCCTATGGGAAGCCTTTCATGGTATTGATCGTGTATATGGAATGGCAGGAGGTTATATGCAATTAGGAAGTGCATTAATCTTACTTGTTCCTCTAACGGTATTATTAATAATAAATAAAGAATTTATGCCGTCTGTATATCGCCCATTTTTGATGATTACTTTAATATTGGCACTTCCTGTTGTTTTCTTTAATGCAACTAGAATTACCTGGATTGCCTTACTGATAATCATACCAATACTGCTACTTTGTGTACAAAAGAATAAAAAGAAGGCAATTGCTTATAGCTTGGTTATCCTGATTTTATTTATTGGAATTTGTAGTGCGATCCCAAATGCGCAAGGACGGCTACACGTTATGGTTGACAGATCCTATCAGCCTAATTCGGAACGAATATTAATGTGGCAGAGTGCGTGGCACATGTTTTTAGACCATCCAATGACAGGTGTAGGGCTAGGAAATTATAAGGAGCAATATTATACGAAATATATATCACCTTCAGCGCAAGAACAGACAGTACACGCACATAGTAATATGATGCATTTAGCGGCAACAACAGGATTGCTGGGGGTAGGGGCTTATTTTGCCATGTTTGGGTACTTTTTATATGAAAGTTTCAAAAAATGGCGGTATAAGAAAACAATAGCGCCACTTATTTTCTTCTTTGCTACATTAGGATTTTTGATTCAGGGAATGACAGACTACAATATTGGTTTTATTGGGGTTGCTGCAAAAATATATTGGATGCTGCTGGCAATTTATTTAGTACTAGATGAAGCTGTTAGCGTAGAGGGTAGGTGA
- a CDS encoding WlaTC/HtrL family glycosyltransferase: MSEITIVTAFFDIGRENWRNFERDKNKYINYFRFWARIQNKLVVYTDPITAEKVWEIREEYGLKDRTNVIVIDNIKLLDEEIFSKIQQVVSDNTFTNFRERPDNPESHSALYNYVTYLKPYFIADAVKRRHANGMIAWVDFGYNHGGEACTISSEFDFLWNYDFSDKIHIFATEEIDNMPIFDIVRKMRVYISGGIIIAPDFLWQKLADLFRKSVLHLSHCGLADADQTLLVMSYREAPKLFEVHPVMDWFMVLKEFGGKHLTLRTAKPLHKKYKKEAKQYWQKKQYKEAINWYFKYVKAKIVGDQRHGK; this comes from the coding sequence ATGTCCGAAATTACAATCGTAACTGCATTTTTTGATATAGGTAGAGAAAATTGGCGAAATTTTGAAAGAGATAAAAATAAATATATCAATTATTTCAGATTTTGGGCAAGAATACAAAATAAATTGGTTGTTTATACAGATCCCATAACAGCTGAAAAGGTTTGGGAAATTAGAGAAGAATATGGATTGAAAGATCGAACCAATGTGATCGTTATCGATAATATAAAATTATTGGATGAAGAAATTTTCTCTAAAATTCAACAGGTGGTATCTGACAATACGTTTACTAACTTTAGGGAACGTCCGGATAATCCAGAATCTCATAGTGCTCTATATAATTACGTTACGTATTTAAAACCATATTTTATTGCAGATGCTGTAAAAAGAAGACATGCCAATGGCATGATTGCATGGGTGGATTTTGGCTATAACCATGGGGGAGAAGCATGCACAATTTCTTCTGAATTTGATTTTCTTTGGAATTATGATTTTTCTGATAAAATTCATATATTTGCAACAGAAGAAATCGATAATATGCCTATTTTTGATATTGTAAGAAAAATGAGGGTTTATATATCGGGTGGTATCATTATTGCACCGGATTTTCTCTGGCAAAAACTTGCCGATTTATTTAGAAAATCGGTACTGCATTTATCACATTGTGGCTTGGCGGATGCAGATCAGACTCTATTGGTTATGTCATATAGAGAAGCACCAAAATTATTCGAAGTACATCCTGTAATGGACTGGTTTATGGTTTTGAAAGAATTTGGTGGAAAACATTTAACATTAAGAACAGCAAAACCCCTTCATAAAAAATATAAAAAAGAAGCAAAACAATATTGGCAGAAAAAACAATACAAAGAAGCGATCAATTGGTATTTCAAGTATGTAAAAGCAAAAATAGTAGGAGATCAACGACATGGTAAATAA
- a CDS encoding glycosyltransferase: protein MDIFKNIILKIEQLNEQTVFQEVQADFHIAFGIDKNFARGMGILIDAIHSHNTEEKIVFHVFTDGINQSDLDKLKKLTVYQNIIIKIYYIDINVFKNLPTTLAWSYATYYRFIMGKVLYGTVDKVLYIDADILCIGSLAELKNIDMGENIVLAISEEGQFNVKRLGIQQGKYFNAGALYIDINKWNAAQIAEKAVGLLQENPEKYTYLDQDVLNILLDGKTCFIDRKWNYLYDMRKMNSELPKGVVFIHFIGDKPWQRWSEHHFMVSFYNEYAKKTPWANVPLVEPIHYKDKKRMARSFVKRNMYMRALYWYGSYAISKITAKK from the coding sequence ATGGATATATTTAAAAATATAATTCTAAAAATAGAACAATTAAATGAACAGACTGTTTTTCAGGAAGTCCAAGCCGATTTTCATATTGCTTTTGGTATTGATAAAAACTTTGCCAGAGGTATGGGAATCTTAATCGATGCCATACATTCACATAATACAGAAGAAAAAATCGTGTTTCATGTTTTTACTGATGGTATTAATCAAAGCGATTTAGATAAGTTGAAAAAACTTACAGTATATCAGAATATAATAATCAAAATTTATTATATTGACATTAATGTCTTCAAAAATCTGCCGACAACCTTGGCATGGTCTTATGCTACCTACTATCGGTTTATAATGGGAAAAGTATTATATGGAACTGTAGATAAAGTTCTATATATCGATGCAGATATTTTATGCATTGGATCGTTGGCGGAACTAAAGAATATAGATATGGGTGAGAATATTGTCCTTGCAATTAGTGAAGAAGGGCAGTTTAATGTAAAACGCCTTGGCATACAGCAAGGAAAATATTTTAATGCCGGTGCTTTATATATTGATATTAATAAATGGAATGCTGCCCAGATTGCCGAAAAAGCAGTTGGTTTATTACAAGAAAACCCGGAGAAATATACGTATCTGGATCAAGATGTGTTAAATATTCTATTAGATGGCAAAACCTGTTTTATTGATAGAAAGTGGAATTATCTTTATGATATGCGCAAGATGAATAGTGAATTGCCAAAAGGTGTTGTATTCATACATTTTATTGGTGATAAACCTTGGCAGCGATGGTCTGAACATCATTTCATGGTGAGCTTTTATAATGAATATGCAAAAAAAACACCATGGGCAAATGTCCCATTGGTAGAACCAATTCATTATAAAGACAAAAAAAGAATGGCAAGATCTTTTGTCAAAAGAAATATGTACATGCGGGCATTGTATTGGTATGGTAGCTATGCGATCTCAAAAATAACGGCAAAAAAATAA
- a CDS encoding WlaTC/HtrL family glycosyltransferase — MSEITIVTAFFDIGRKGWKTYERSSNRYVEYFKFWARIKNKLIVYTDKITAEQVIKVRDEFHLKDRTQIIIIDDVYALEPEVYKEIQNALSNEAAINFRSYPKNPESWNSNYNYVTYLKPYFVADAVKKGYAAGMVAWVDFGYNHGGENCIYADEFDFLWCYDFSPKIHLFAMEQPDNMPIFEVVRTMRAYIAGAIMVAPAELWIDFARLYKESMLHLTHCGFADDDQTLSIMAYRERPELFEIHPVDDWFIALKDVGGAHLTRASKLQYKESKKQAKHFWQEGNYLDAIKWYNKYAREKLQAK, encoded by the coding sequence ATGTCGGAAATTACAATTGTAACGGCTTTTTTTGATATAGGTAGGAAAGGATGGAAAACTTATGAACGCAGTTCCAATAGATATGTAGAATATTTTAAGTTTTGGGCTAGAATAAAAAATAAGCTTATTGTGTATACAGATAAAATCACTGCTGAACAAGTTATAAAAGTAAGAGATGAATTTCATTTAAAAGATAGAACGCAAATTATTATTATTGATGATGTATATGCACTTGAGCCGGAAGTATACAAAGAAATTCAAAATGCATTATCTAATGAGGCAGCAATCAACTTTAGAAGTTATCCTAAAAATCCGGAATCATGGAACTCGAATTATAATTATGTTACGTATTTAAAGCCATATTTTGTTGCAGATGCTGTCAAAAAAGGCTATGCTGCTGGCATGGTTGCTTGGGTAGATTTTGGTTATAATCATGGCGGAGAAAATTGCATTTATGCTGATGAATTTGATTTCCTATGGTGTTATGATTTTTCTCCGAAAATACATCTGTTTGCGATGGAACAGCCTGATAATATGCCAATCTTTGAAGTGGTGAGGACAATGCGTGCCTATATTGCAGGTGCAATTATGGTAGCTCCGGCAGAACTGTGGATTGATTTTGCCAGGTTATATAAAGAATCAATGCTGCATTTAACACATTGTGGTTTTGCCGATGACGATCAGACCTTGTCAATTATGGCATATAGAGAAAGGCCTGAATTATTTGAGATTCATCCGGTTGATGATTGGTTTATCGCGTTAAAAGACGTCGGTGGGGCACATCTGACAAGAGCATCTAAATTGCAATATAAAGAATCAAAAAAACAAGCAAAACACTTTTGGCAAGAGGGTAATTACTTGGATGCAATAAAATGGTATAACAAATATGCTAGAGAAAAATTGCAGGCAAAATGA